A genome region from Gadus chalcogrammus isolate NIFS_2021 chromosome 5, NIFS_Gcha_1.0, whole genome shotgun sequence includes the following:
- the LOC130383047 gene encoding mitochondrial amidoxime-reducing component 1-like isoform X1, giving the protein MGFEKLSIAAIAQNKKLYLVVGGAGAAVVCLSLAWRSLRSREKVRVGVVSQLLVHPLKSGKGISVAFAECHHIGLKHGELMDRHWLVVKEDGHMVAGKQQPRQVLVALTSDGGRLCLNGPGMEELQMPLQQPHNPIMDCRVFGTDIQGRDCGDEAARWITRFLGGEIGYRLVHFEPHMEPRKSADQEKLFSQDEKVAYPNVGPVMLLSEASVGDLNGKLQKDVTVERFRPNIVVSDCNAFEEDSWTELLIGDVRLHRVMACGRCSFITVDPETGIISRKEPLETLKGYRQCQPSEAEIYKKSPLFGQFFTVKKTGIIQVGDVVYRIGR; this is encoded by the exons ATGGGCTTCGAAAAGCTTTCGATTGCCGCAATAGCGCAGAATAAAAAGCTGTATCTTGTGGTCGGAGGAGCGGGTGCTGCGGTGGTCTGCTTGAGTCTGGCGTGGAGAAGTTTAAGGAGTAGAGAAAAGGTCCGAGTTGGAGTTGTATCGCAACTTTTAGTTCACCCTCTGAAGTCCGGGAAAGGCATCTCAGTGGCTTTTGCAGAATGCCACCACATCGGATTAAAACATGGAGAACTTATGGATCG GCACTGGCTGGTGGTCAAGGAGGACGGTCACATGGTGGCAGGGAAGCAGCAGCCGCGGCAAGTGCTGGTGGCCCTGACCAGCGACGGCGGGAGGCTATGTCTGAATGGTCCTGGCATGGAAGAGCTTCAGATGCCCCTTCAGCAGCCCCACAACCCCATCATGGATTGCAG ggtgtTCGGTACGGACATCCAGGGGAGGGACTGTGGCGACGAGGCAGCCCGCTGGATCACCCGCTTTCTGGGGGGGGAGATAGGCTACCGTCTGGTGCACTTTGAGCCCCACATGGAGCCCCGCAAGTCTGCCGACCAGGAGAAGCTGTTCTCCCAGGACGAG AAGGTGGCATATCCAAACGTTGGGCCTGTGATGCTGCTGTCAGAGGCGTCAGTTGGAGACCTCAATGGCAAACTGCAGAAGGACGTTACGGTGGAGAGATTCCGTCCCAACATCGTCGTCAGTGACTGCAATGCTTTTGAGGAG GATTCTTGGACGGAGCTGCTGATTGGCGATGTTAGACTCCATCGTGTAATGGCATGTGGAAG GTGCAGTTTCATCACCGTTGACCCAGAAACTGGTATTATAAGCAGGAAAGAGCCCCTGGAAACACTAAAGGG ataTCGACAGTGCCAACCGTCTGAGGCAGAAATCTACAAAAAATCACCGTTGTTTGGACAATTTTTCACCGTCAAAAAGACGGGAATCATACAGGTTGGGGATGTAGTATATCGGATTGGTCGCTAG
- the LOC130383220 gene encoding E3 ubiquitin-protein ligase TRIM35-like, with the protein MAERGASDGDPGERGLRTQADKQPSPAEEGSAVLEAVPDRQVVNCQEGQAQPPGPQSTEAPGSPEEDSGSECPGCQAMGALVLPCGHRLCTACVQLSGGGRGEMGPGCCTVCYGTQLMDSVLHTLLEVLFQGQSRRPPEGGGDGKKAAVEAGDSGRAGVEELCSRHGQPCTMFCLEEEEPLCEECVEEEHDHHHCCSLQEAVRACKSELQSSLQSLREQRETLKSIRDSCQDTANYVKNQLVRTSQVLREEFEKMHQFLRDREAAAMTSLRREEEEKSLRIAEKMEKLTDGIDELKDAMQQTEEAMVLENHVFLKNYKRASERAGYRIAEPEEELGSLLDVANHQGCLRFHVWEKMLDTFEYVPVTLDPNTASAWLSISPDLASVCACEETHTLPVPANRERFVGPRAVLGSEAFEAGRHSWEVEVGDNTCWSLGVARENISRRKDSWSGGLEPGGEDSVAGLGVSERWVLSLSDGHYRAFPSHGGGPIGLRRRPRRVTVQLDWERGCLTLSDAADNSLIHRFKQQWSGPLRPYLSTTCAKHPLRINARKVTVIAD; encoded by the exons ATGGCAGAGAGAGGCGCCAGTGATGGTGatccaggggagagggggttgcGGACACAAGCGGATAAACAACCTTCTCCGGCTGAAGAGGGCAGCGCGGTTCTAGAAGCTGTCCCGGACCGTCAAGTCGTTAACTGCCAGGAAGGTCAGGCCCAGCCCCCTGGTCCTCAAAGCACAGAGGCTCCTGGGTCTCCTGAAGAGGACTCCGGCTCAGAGTGTCCAGGATGCCAGGCCATGGGTGCCCTGGTGCTTCCCTGTGGGCACAGGCTCTGCACAGCTTGCGTCCAGCTCAGcggcgggggccggggggagaTGGGCCCCGGCTGCTGCACCGTTTGCTACGGGACCCAGCTGATGGACTCGGTCCTTCACACCCTGCTGGAGGTCCTGTTCCAGGGCCAGTCCAGGAGGCCcccggagggaggaggagatgggaagAAGGCCGCTGTGGAAGCAGGGGACTCAGGTAGGGCCGGTGTGGAGGAACTCTGCTCACGGCACGGCCAGCCTTGCACCATGTTCTgcttggaggaagaggagccacTCTGTGAGGAGTGTGTTGAGGAGGAAcacgaccaccaccactgctGCTCCTTACAGGAGGCCGTCAGGGCTTGCAAG agCGAGTTGCAATCTTCTCTTCAATCCCTAAGAGAGCAGCGGGAGACTCTGAAGTCCATTAGGGATTCCTGTCAGGACACTGCTAATTATGTCAAG AACCAGTTAGTGCGCACGTCACAAGTGCTGCGGGAGGAGTTTGAGAAGATGCACCAGTTCTTGCGGGACAGAGAGGCAGCTGCCATGACATCcctgaggagggaagaggaggagaagagtcTGCGGATTGCTGAGAAGATGGAGAAACTTACAGACGGCATCGACGAACTGAAAGACGCAATGCAACAGACGGAGGAGGCCATGGTGTTGGAAAACCATGTCTTCCTGAAG AACTACAAGAGGGCTTCTGAAAG GGCTGGGTACAGAATAGCTGAGCCAGAAGAGGAGTTAGGATCGCTGCTGGATGTGGCCAACCACCAGGGTTGTCTTCGCTTCCATGTCTGGGAAAAGATGCTGGACACCTTTGAATATG TCCCAGTGACTCTTgaccccaacacagcctctgCCTGGCTGAGCATTTCCCCAGACCTGGCCAGCGTGTGTGCCTGCGAGGAGACTCACACGCTTCCAGTTCCGGCCAACCGGGAGAGATTCGTGGGGCCGAGGGCCGTCCTGGGCTCCGAGGCCTTTGAGGCCgggagacacagctgggaggTTGAGGTGGGCGACAACACCTGCTGGTCCCTGGGAGTAGCCAGAGAGAACATCAGCCGCAGGAAGGACTCCTGGTCAGGAGGATTGGAGCCAGGTGGGGAGGACAGTGTGGCCGGCCTCGGCGTCAGTGAACGCTGGGTGCTCTCCCTCTCCGATGGCCATTATCGTGCCTTTCCCAGCCATGGTGGCGGACCGATCGGGCTGAGACGAAGGCCCCGTCGAGTGACGGTTCAGCTGGACTGGGAGAGGGGTTGTCTGACGCTGTCGGATGCAGCGGACAACAGCCTGATTCACCGCTTCAAGCAGCAGTGGAGCGGCCCGCTACGGCCCTACCTCTCCACCACGTGTGCCAAACATCCGCTGCGTATCAATGCCAGGAAGGTGACAGTGATCGCAGACTAA
- the LOC130383047 gene encoding mitochondrial amidoxime-reducing component 1-like isoform X2 — protein sequence MGFEKLSIAAIAQNKKLYLVVGGAGAAVVCLSLAWRSLRSREKVRVGVVSQLLVHPLKSGKGISVAFAECHHIGLKHGELMDRHWLVVKEDGHMVAGKQQPRQVLVALTSDGGRLCLNGPGMEELQMPLQQPHNPIMDCRVFGTDIQGRDCGDEAARWITRFLGGEIGYRLVHFEPHMEPRKSADQEKLFSQDEVAYPNVGPVMLLSEASVGDLNGKLQKDVTVERFRPNIVVSDCNAFEEDSWTELLIGDVRLHRVMACGRCSFITVDPETGIISRKEPLETLKGYRQCQPSEAEIYKKSPLFGQFFTVKKTGIIQVGDVVYRIGR from the exons ATGGGCTTCGAAAAGCTTTCGATTGCCGCAATAGCGCAGAATAAAAAGCTGTATCTTGTGGTCGGAGGAGCGGGTGCTGCGGTGGTCTGCTTGAGTCTGGCGTGGAGAAGTTTAAGGAGTAGAGAAAAGGTCCGAGTTGGAGTTGTATCGCAACTTTTAGTTCACCCTCTGAAGTCCGGGAAAGGCATCTCAGTGGCTTTTGCAGAATGCCACCACATCGGATTAAAACATGGAGAACTTATGGATCG GCACTGGCTGGTGGTCAAGGAGGACGGTCACATGGTGGCAGGGAAGCAGCAGCCGCGGCAAGTGCTGGTGGCCCTGACCAGCGACGGCGGGAGGCTATGTCTGAATGGTCCTGGCATGGAAGAGCTTCAGATGCCCCTTCAGCAGCCCCACAACCCCATCATGGATTGCAG ggtgtTCGGTACGGACATCCAGGGGAGGGACTGTGGCGACGAGGCAGCCCGCTGGATCACCCGCTTTCTGGGGGGGGAGATAGGCTACCGTCTGGTGCACTTTGAGCCCCACATGGAGCCCCGCAAGTCTGCCGACCAGGAGAAGCTGTTCTCCCAGGACGAG GTGGCATATCCAAACGTTGGGCCTGTGATGCTGCTGTCAGAGGCGTCAGTTGGAGACCTCAATGGCAAACTGCAGAAGGACGTTACGGTGGAGAGATTCCGTCCCAACATCGTCGTCAGTGACTGCAATGCTTTTGAGGAG GATTCTTGGACGGAGCTGCTGATTGGCGATGTTAGACTCCATCGTGTAATGGCATGTGGAAG GTGCAGTTTCATCACCGTTGACCCAGAAACTGGTATTATAAGCAGGAAAGAGCCCCTGGAAACACTAAAGGG ataTCGACAGTGCCAACCGTCTGAGGCAGAAATCTACAAAAAATCACCGTTGTTTGGACAATTTTTCACCGTCAAAAAGACGGGAATCATACAGGTTGGGGATGTAGTATATCGGATTGGTCGCTAG